A single genomic interval of Streptomyces sp. NBC_00663 harbors:
- a CDS encoding HNH endonuclease signature motif containing protein: MTRFWAKVLLPDVNGCLLWDGTTTDGYGRFSLNRSMVYAHRVAWEYLIGPVPLGLELDHVFARGCRSKLCVNIEHLEAITHAENNRRGYTARRWRAGIWVRTVLDDDMSDSSA, translated from the coding sequence ATGACCCGCTTCTGGGCCAAGGTGCTGCTGCCCGACGTGAATGGCTGCCTGCTGTGGGATGGGACCACCACAGACGGCTACGGTCGCTTCTCCCTCAACAGGTCGATGGTCTATGCGCACCGCGTGGCCTGGGAGTACCTGATCGGGCCGGTGCCTCTCGGCCTCGAACTGGACCATGTGTTCGCTCGTGGTTGCAGGTCGAAGCTCTGCGTGAACATCGAGCACCTGGAAGCCATCACGCACGCTGAGAACAACCGACGCGGATACACCGCGCGTCGCTGGCGAGCCGGGATCTGGGTCCGGACCGTGCTGGACGACGACATGTCCGATTCGAGTGCATGA
- a CDS encoding AAA family ATPase → MPTDRRRSGRKPTALDPEALYLQFIDTFYDDNNTVAIGRFDDGKKLSSQYTGKQLKDPAARPHVMATTHDLYITPCPQANEFNDELNPEGKMRRSDIAQHGRACWVDCDEGLTDKQLAIAKKWGCWIIESGSKTADGRPRLHLWFPLAERTDPRVIRYLNIQLRAKFDGDYKCDLAAFLRLPGTINHKNGQNTPVRIVHNSPTKHTADDLAELLGVEIPSDEELGQIRAASAVSRKELQEYLKTYSEVEREDKHVKKYGSYFSNALGETGLRHESMLSTIPAVLRDAKAGEINAQHVLDALKKRFERLLKDTSGRNPGAEFDEMVAWSLAKSKLDEKQEAADLAEKVSAMAGRLLGLDELFGMPDPIYLIDGWLTQGTFARVVGAPGSFKTFVAIHMAMCVATGRPFFGGVDVVEGKVLYLIAEGVDGFKKRIQAWVHKFSFDESKKKHLRFLPDPIQVKDAEWLQFIEVCREEKPILIVLDTQARITLGIEESSNSEMGEVVQRIEELRKATGACILLVHHAGHGQERGRGASAMLAAVNTELLMTKGPTGNAKLENQKEKDEADGSFLELIPEIVTLGKDSKDKDITSVVLHAGASQTEKHHVDKRALLRQEILAFVEKNPGCSSTQIRDGVPGNTNEIQEERGKLAADDLLVNRGTSGRPKWHRTSKEETLF, encoded by the coding sequence GTGCCGACCGACCGACGTCGCTCCGGACGTAAGCCTACCGCGCTCGACCCCGAAGCGCTGTATCTGCAATTCATCGACACGTTTTACGACGACAACAACACGGTTGCTATCGGGCGCTTCGACGACGGGAAGAAGCTGTCGTCGCAGTACACCGGCAAGCAGCTGAAGGACCCGGCTGCGCGGCCTCACGTTATGGCGACGACGCACGACCTGTACATCACGCCGTGTCCGCAGGCCAACGAGTTCAACGACGAGCTCAACCCCGAGGGCAAGATGCGGCGCAGCGATATCGCGCAGCACGGGCGAGCCTGCTGGGTTGACTGCGACGAGGGCCTGACAGACAAGCAGCTCGCCATAGCCAAGAAGTGGGGCTGCTGGATTATCGAGTCCGGCTCCAAGACTGCCGACGGTCGCCCTCGGCTTCATCTGTGGTTCCCACTCGCGGAGCGCACAGACCCGCGCGTCATCCGCTATCTGAACATCCAGCTCCGCGCCAAGTTCGATGGCGACTACAAGTGCGACCTTGCCGCATTCCTCCGTCTGCCGGGCACCATCAACCACAAGAACGGACAGAACACTCCAGTCCGGATTGTGCACAACAGCCCGACGAAGCACACGGCCGACGATCTGGCCGAATTGCTGGGTGTGGAGATCCCCTCGGACGAGGAGCTCGGGCAGATCCGCGCTGCCTCGGCCGTCTCACGGAAGGAGCTTCAGGAGTACCTGAAGACCTATTCCGAAGTGGAGAGGGAGGATAAGCATGTCAAGAAGTACGGCAGCTACTTCTCCAACGCGCTGGGCGAGACCGGGCTCAGGCACGAATCCATGCTCTCGACTATCCCGGCTGTGTTGCGAGACGCCAAGGCGGGCGAGATCAATGCACAGCACGTCCTTGATGCGCTGAAGAAGCGGTTCGAGCGCCTATTGAAGGACACCTCGGGGCGCAATCCAGGAGCCGAATTCGACGAGATGGTGGCCTGGTCCCTGGCCAAGAGCAAGCTCGACGAGAAGCAGGAAGCCGCCGACCTCGCGGAGAAGGTGTCCGCGATGGCTGGCCGACTCCTTGGCCTGGATGAGCTGTTCGGGATGCCGGACCCCATCTATCTGATCGACGGGTGGCTCACGCAAGGCACGTTCGCGCGGGTCGTCGGAGCGCCTGGCTCGTTCAAGACGTTCGTGGCCATTCACATGGCGATGTGCGTTGCGACGGGTAGGCCGTTCTTCGGCGGTGTGGATGTCGTAGAGGGCAAGGTCCTCTATCTGATCGCGGAAGGCGTGGACGGCTTCAAGAAGCGTATCCAGGCGTGGGTGCACAAGTTCAGCTTCGACGAGTCCAAGAAGAAGCATCTGCGGTTTCTGCCTGACCCCATCCAGGTCAAGGATGCGGAGTGGTTGCAGTTCATCGAGGTCTGCCGCGAGGAGAAGCCGATTCTCATTGTCCTCGACACGCAGGCCCGAATCACGCTTGGGATTGAGGAGTCGTCCAACTCCGAAATGGGCGAGGTGGTACAGCGCATCGAGGAACTGCGTAAGGCGACCGGAGCGTGCATCCTCCTGGTTCACCACGCCGGACATGGACAGGAGCGCGGCAGAGGAGCGTCGGCCATGCTCGCGGCTGTGAACACCGAGCTCCTGATGACCAAGGGGCCAACCGGCAATGCGAAGTTGGAGAACCAGAAGGAGAAGGACGAGGCTGACGGCTCATTCCTGGAGCTGATCCCCGAGATCGTCACGCTCGGCAAGGACTCCAAGGACAAGGACATCACTTCGGTGGTTCTCCATGCCGGCGCGAGTCAGACCGAGAAGCACCACGTCGATAAGCGTGCACTGCTGCGACAGGAAATCCTCGCCTTTGTCGAGAAGAACCCTGGCTGCTCCAGCACCCAGATCCGAGATGGCGTGCCGGGTAACACCAATGAGATCCAGGAAGAGCGCGGGAAGCTCGCCGCAGACGACCTGCTCGTGAACCGAGGGACGTCCGGACGCCCGAAGTGGCACCGCACCAGCAAAGAGGAGACGTTGTTCTGA